In Brachybacterium fresconis, the genomic stretch CGCACCACGGCGGACTCGTCGATGCGCGGCGAGATCAGCTCGACCGACGGGGGAGGGGGCGAGTTCGTCATGACCCGAGCGTAATGGCGCGCGCCGCGGACGTGCTCCCCGCGCTTCCGGGCAGGGAAGGACCCGCAGGTTGCGCATCTGCGCTGGTCGGATGGACGGTGTCCGACCCCTGCGGGTCCCGGCAGCTCGGTGGTATTCGCTGCGCGTCCGTCGATCTGGGGGCCCGCCGACGGCGGGTCAGGTCGATGGTCGCCTCAGCGGCGAGCCACCTCACATGTCCGATAAGAAATCATTCTTTGGACCACCTCCCTTCCTGTGTCCCTCCACCGTAGGACCGGCCCGACGACGGCGCAATGGATTAATCGCCGTGCTCTCGGCGCAGCTCCGACCCGCGGGGCCCCTGTCCCCGGACCGATCGCCGTGCTTGGATGGGCAGCGGCCCGTCGTCGCCGATGAGGAGCGCATCCGTGCAGTCCGTCCTGACCGATTCCCTGGAGAAGGTGCTCGGGGGGACCGCCCCGCGCCCCGCCGAACTGATCGGGGGCGCGCACGCCTCCGGGTTCCTGGGTGAGGTGCTGTCCGTGCAGGTCGCCGTGCTGCTCGAGGAGCACGACGCCCCGGACACCGCCTCCGCGGACCGGCTCGCCCACGCGCCCCGCGACCTCGAGGATGCCTCCGCGGTGGTGGCCGTCCACCTCGCCGGGGACCTCGCCGAGCGGGCCCGCGTGCACGTGGTGCGGCGGGTCCCCGTCTCCTCCCCCGCCCCCGAGAACCCCGATGAGCACTACCTGGCCACCGAGCCGGGCGAGTACCCGGACCTGCTCGAACCGGTCACCGACCGGACCGCACGCCTCACCCCGGGGATCTGGGAGGCGCTGTGGATCGATATCACGCCCGAGGGCCCGTCCGACGGCGGGCCCCACGACCTCGCCGTCACGCTCACCAGCGCCGACGGGGAGCACCTGCTGGCCGAGCACACGGTGCACCTGCGCGTCCACCCCCACCGTCTGCCGCCGCTGGCCATCACGAACACGCACTGGTTCCATGCCGACTGCCTGGCGACCCATTACGACGTGGCGGTGTTCTCCGAGCGGCACTGGGAGCTCATCGAGGCCTTTCTCGCCTCGGCGCGCGAGATGGATGTGAACTCTGTGCTCACCCCGACCTGGACGCCGCCGCTGGACACCGCCGAAGGGTACACGCGCCCGGTGGTCCAGCTGGTGGGGATCCACGAGGTGGAGGGTCGGTACGACGTCGACTTCCACCGGTTGGACCGCTGGCTGGGGATCTGCCGCGACCTGGGATTCACCGGGATCGAGATCGCGCACCTGTTCACCCAGTGGGGCGCCCGCGCCACCCCCGCGATCCAGGTGGAGACCGCGGCAGGGCTCGAGGACCGTTTCGGCTGGCACGTCCCGGCGACCTCCCCCGCCTACCGTCGGCTGCTCGAGGCGCTGATCCCGGCGCTGCGCGAGCATCTCGCGGAGCAGTGGGACGGTCAGGTGCTCTGGCACATCAGCGACGAGCCGGGCCAGGACCACCTCGCGGACTACCGTGCGGCGAAGGCGCAGGTCGCGGACCTGCTCGAGGGCGCGCAGGTGGTCGATGCGCTGAGCTCGCTGGACTTCGCCGCCCGTGGCGTGGTGGAGACACCGATCGTGGCGACCGACCACGTCGGGGCGTTCCTCGAGGCCGGGTGGACGCCGTGGGTGTACTACTGCGTCTCCCAGAACCGGGACGTCGCGAACCGGTTCATCGCGCTGCCCTCGGTGCGCAGCCGGGTGCTGGGCCGCCAGCTGTTCGCCTTCGACGCCCCCGGGTTCCTGCACTGGGGCTACAACTTCTGGTACTCGCAGTTCTCCCTGAAGACGATCGACCCGTTCCAGGACACCTGCGCGGGCGGTCCGTTCTTCGGCGGCGACCCCTTCGCGGTCTACCCCGGGCCCGACGGCACGGCGTGGCTCTCGATCCGGCACCGCGTCTTCGCGCAGGCCATGGCGGACCATCGCGCGCTGACCTGGCTGGCGGAGCTCACCGACCGCCCCAGCACGAAGGCGCTGATCGACGAGGGCGGCACCCTGACCTATTCTTCGTTCTCCTATGAAGTCGGCGCCCACCTGCGCTCCCGGCAGGCGGCCGACGAGAAGATCCTCGCCGCTCTCGCCGCGCGCTGATCCCGCCGCCGGCGGCCCGCGCCGGAGCCGCCCGACCCCGTCGGATGCGCGCAGGCCGGCCGACGGGCCTCAGGCCTCGGGGTCGGCGAGGTCCCGGTCGGTGCCCAGAGCATCGCCATCGGTCCCGGCGAGCTGGTCGAGCTCCTCATCGTCGATGTCGCTCTCCATCCGGTCCTCGTCACGATTGCCCTGCTCGGCGGCGACCGCGTCCTCGGTGCCGCGTTCACGGTCCTCGTCGAAGCCGTAGCCGTCGGCGTTGCGGGAGTCCGAGCCCTCGGCGACGACCCGATCGGTCTCCAGGGCGTCGTCGATGCTCACGTCACCGGGCTCCTCCTCGTCCGGGCGGGCGTACTCGTCCTCGCTGGTCTCGGCCAGCAGCTCGGTGTCCTCGTCGGTCGTCGGATCCTGGGCGCCCTCCGGAGAGGTGGCCTCCTCCTCCCAGGCGGCGGACTCGGGGTCGTAGGGGTCGGTCATGGTGTTCCTCCTGACGTCGGGACGAGCGGGTCACGCGATACCGCCGGGGTGGTCCCGGGCGGCGGCTCAGGTCAGCGCATCGAGGATCGCGCGGTGGAACGCGTCGAGATCGTCGGGCGAACGCGAGGTGATCAGCCGGAAGCCGCCGGAGTCGTCGAGGACGACCTCCTCGTCGACCCACTCCGCGCCGGCATTGACCATGTCGGTGCGGATCGTGGGCACGGAGGTGAGCCGACGGCCGTCGACGAGCCCGGACTCCACCAGGATCCAGGGTGCATGGCAGATGGCGGCGACGGGCCTGCCGGCCTCCGCGACGCCGCGCACGAGCGACTGGACGGTCTCGTCGGTGCGCAGGGCGTCGCCGTTCAGGGTGCCGCCGGGGAGCACGAGGGCGTCGAAGTCGTTCGCCTGCACGGCGTCGTAGGTGGTGTCGACGGGGACCTCGGGGCCGAGGTCGTGATCGAGCACGAGGGTCTGGATGGTCCCTGACTCCGTGGCGGCGACGGTGACGGTCGCCCCCGCCTCGCGCAGCGCTTCCAGGGGCCGCCGGATCTCGTCGGTCTCGGTGCCGAAGTTGCTGGAGAGCAGGAGGATCGTACGATCTGCGAGTGGGCCTGGCATGGCTTCTCCTTCCGTCGGACGAATCGACGGCGGGGCCTGCGTGCGGCGACGTCGGCCCCGTCCCGCCGGGGCTCCGACCGTAGCACCGGCAGGTGGGGTGCGTCCCGACCGATCGGTGCAGGATGACGGCGGACGCGAGCGCACGAGGCGGACGCGGTGAGGCGCGCCGAGGCCGCCCTGGACAGGGTCCAGGGCGGCCTCGGAGTCGTGCCTGCGGGTCGGGCCCGAGGCG encodes the following:
- a CDS encoding type 1 glutamine amidotransferase domain-containing protein is translated as MPGPLADRTILLLSSNFGTETDEIRRPLEALREAGATVTVAATESGTIQTLVLDHDLGPEVPVDTTYDAVQANDFDALVLPGGTLNGDALRTDETVQSLVRGVAEAGRPVAAICHAPWILVESGLVDGRRLTSVPTIRTDMVNAGAEWVDEEVVLDDSGGFRLITSRSPDDLDAFHRAILDALT
- a CDS encoding glycoside hydrolase domain-containing protein, with amino-acid sequence MQSVLTDSLEKVLGGTAPRPAELIGGAHASGFLGEVLSVQVAVLLEEHDAPDTASADRLAHAPRDLEDASAVVAVHLAGDLAERARVHVVRRVPVSSPAPENPDEHYLATEPGEYPDLLEPVTDRTARLTPGIWEALWIDITPEGPSDGGPHDLAVTLTSADGEHLLAEHTVHLRVHPHRLPPLAITNTHWFHADCLATHYDVAVFSERHWELIEAFLASAREMDVNSVLTPTWTPPLDTAEGYTRPVVQLVGIHEVEGRYDVDFHRLDRWLGICRDLGFTGIEIAHLFTQWGARATPAIQVETAAGLEDRFGWHVPATSPAYRRLLEALIPALREHLAEQWDGQVLWHISDEPGQDHLADYRAAKAQVADLLEGAQVVDALSSLDFAARGVVETPIVATDHVGAFLEAGWTPWVYYCVSQNRDVANRFIALPSVRSRVLGRQLFAFDAPGFLHWGYNFWYSQFSLKTIDPFQDTCAGGPFFGGDPFAVYPGPDGTAWLSIRHRVFAQAMADHRALTWLAELTDRPSTKALIDEGGTLTYSSFSYEVGAHLRSRQAADEKILAALAAR